From Rutidosis leptorrhynchoides isolate AG116_Rl617_1_P2 chromosome 3, CSIRO_AGI_Rlap_v1, whole genome shotgun sequence, a single genomic window includes:
- the LOC139902782 gene encoding brefeldin A-inhibited guanine nucleotide-exchange protein 5-like, whose amino-acid sequence MAGGAAGGFVTRAFESMLKEASGKKYTTLQTAIQSYLENSKDINKEVTSSETSIVTSSGAAGKSAAETDNGTVQVEVEADTTPSASQDSGEAENVGADVASRGNVKTTLASAGHTLEGADSELVLNPLRLAFETKNPKVIELALDCLHKLIAYDHLEGDPGLENGKNAPLFTDILNMVCSCVDNSSPDSTTLQVLKVLLTAVASAKFRVHGEALLGVIRVCYNIALNSKSPINQATSKAMLTQMISIVFRRMETDMMSSNKKSGSSTKVEDSSSGDENGQKNDTSLEELHNLAGGTDIKGLEAVLDKAVKLEDGGKTSRGIDNDRMTIGQRDALLLFRTLCKMGMKEDNDEVTTKTRILSLELLQGLLEGVSHSFTKNLTIIDSVKAYLSYVLLRASVSQSPSIFQYATGIFAVLLSRFRESLKVEIGIFFPLIVLRSLDGSEYPLSLKLSVLRMLEKVCKDPQMLVDLYVNYDCDLDAPNAFEKMVTALSRIAQGTQNVDPNSVNATQIGSIKGSSLQCLVSVLKSLVDWEKLRRESKQNDDHKSFDEDSSAVESQGNFEKVKAHKSTMEAAISEFNRHPGKGIEFLKSNSLVENTPVSVAQFLRNTPNLNKAMIGDYLGQHEEFPLAVMHAYVDSMNFSEMKFHTAIREFLRGFRLPGEAQKIDRIMEKFAERYCADNPGLFKNADTAYVLAYAVIMLNTDAHNPMVWPKMTKPEFVRMNAANDPEESAPTELLEEIYDSIVKEEIKMKDDTVGTGKNSKKTETEERGGGIIGILNLALPKQNNQTDAQSESEAIIKRTQAIFRNQGAKRGTFYTSHQIELVRPMVEAVGWPLLATFAVSMEERENKTRVFLCMEGFKAGIHITHVLKMDTMRYALLTSLIRYTFLHAPKDMRSKNVEAIRTLLDISNSEPDALQDTWNAVLECTSRLEYTVSNTAMAATVMFGSNQISKDAVLQSLRELAGKPSEQIFVNSVKLPSESVVEFFTALCNVSAEELKQNPARVYSLQKLVEISYYNMARIRMVWARIWSVLANHFISAGSHHEEKIAMYAIDSLRQLGMKYLERAELANFTFQNDILKPFVVLMRNSRSESIRRLIVDCIVQMIKSKVGSIKSGWRSVFMIFTAAADDDLEPIVESAFENVEQVILEHFDQVVGDCFMDCVNCLIGFANNKTSHRISLKAIALLRICEDRLAEGLVPGGSLKPIEDNADATSDITEHYWFPMLAGLSDLTSDPRPEVSNCALEVLFDLLNERGSKFSSNFWESIFHRVLFPIFDHIRHAGKETTSYGDEWIRETSVHSLQLLCNLFNTFYKEVSFMLPPLLNLLLDCAKKTDQSVASISLAALVHLIEVGGHQFSDSDWDTLLKSIRDASYTTQPLELLNALGIESGKSQSVMARDFEVPANDNSLVVPANGQMQDNQEGRASIDLHESEGQTPSPGKLQKASEAAELNRSQTIGQRLMGNMMDNLFVRTFTSKPKNLASDSVIPASPSKSLDVVEHYPEDLTESPFMGTVRGKCVTQLLLLGALDSIQKKYWSKLKAYQKITILEILFSMLEFSASYNSYTNLRLRMQHISSERPPLNLLRQELAGTCIYLDALQKTTSSSFGVDAKNQNGELETKSDSRVEEDDDDVTVKTDAEEKLVSFCGQVLKEASDFQSSIGETTNMEIHQVLGLRSPIIVTVLKGMCAMDNQIFRKHLRSFYPLFTKLVCCDQMDIRGALADLFSMQLNGLVQ is encoded by the exons ATGGCTGGAGGTGCAGCAGGTGGATTCGTTACACGAGCATTTGAATCGATGCTCAAAGAAGCTTCGGGAAAGAAATATACTACTCTTCAAACCGCTATCCAATCCTATCTAG AAAATTCGAAGGATATTAATAAAGAGGTAACATCAAGTGAGACTAGCATAGTGACATCATCAGGTGCAGCAGGAAAAAG TGCTGCTGAAACTGATAATGGAACTGTACAAGTGGAAGTGGAGGCAGATACAACACCTTCAGCTTCACAAGATTCAGGGGAGGCGGAAAACGTTGGTGCTGATGTGGCATCACGTGGAAATGTGAAGACGACATTGGCTAGTGCTGGGCATACTCTTGAAGGAGCTGATTCCGAGCTTGTTCTTAATCCATTGCGGCTTGCGTTCGAGACCAAGAATCCTAAAGTCATTGAGCTTGCATTGGACTGTCTTCAC AAACTCATTGCATATGACCATCTAGAGGGTGATCCTGGTCTAGAGAACGGTAAAAATGCTCCCCTGTTTACAGATATTCTTAATATGGTCTGCAGTTGTGTGGACAATTCGTCACcagatag TACAACTCTTCAAGTTTTGAAAGTGCTACTTACTGCTGTCGCATCCGCCAAATTTAGAG TTCATGGGGAAGCGTTGCTGGGGGTAATCAGAGTGTGCTACAACATTGCTCTTAATAG TAAAAGTCCTATCAACCAAGCTACATCCAAGGCTATGCTAACCCAAATGATCAGCATAGTATTCAGGCGAATGGAAACTGATATG ATGTCTTCAAATAAGAAAAGTGGTTCATCCACGAAGGTTGAAGACAGTTCTTCAGGTGACGAGAATGGTCAAAAGAACGACACTTCTCTTGAAGAGCTTCATAATCTTGCTGGTGGAACTGATATAAAG GGCCTGGAGGCAGTTCTTGACAAGGCTGTAAAACTTGAAGATGGTGGGAAGACATCTCG AGGGATTGATAACGACCGCATGACCATTGGACAACGTGATGCTTTGCTCCTTTTCCGCACGCTTTGCAAG ATGGGTATGAAGGAAGATAATGATGAAGTTACAACAAAGACGCGCATTCTGTCACTGGAACTTTTACAG GGGTTGTTAGAGGGTGTTAGTCACTCCTTTACTAAGAACTTAACGATCATCGACTCTGTGAAAGCCTACTTATCCTATGTGTTATTACGTGCATCAGTTTCACAATCCCCGTCCATCTTTCAG TATGCAACAGGAATTTTTGCTGTTCTATTGTCACGTTTTAGGGAAAGCCTCAAG GTTGAAATCGGTATCTTCTTTCCATTGATTGTTTtgagatctttggatggctcggaATACCCCCTCAGCCTAAAATTAAGCGTACTAAG GATGCTGGAGAAAGTTTGCAAAGATCCTCAGATGCTCGTTGATCTATATGTGAACTATGATTGTGATCTTGATGCTCCAAATGCGTTTGAAAAAATG GTGACGGCACTATCAAGAATTGCTCAAGGAACTCAAAATGTGGATCCAAACTCAGTTAACGCTACTCAAATTGGATCAATTAAAGGTTCATCGCTTCAG TGTCTTGTGAGTGTGTTGAAATCACTAGTTGACTGGGAGAAGTTGAGAAGAGAGTCAAAGCAGAATGATGACCATAAATCCTTTGATGAAGACTCTTCAGCTGTAGAGTCCCAAGGCAACTTTGAGAAAGTCAAAGCTCATAAGTCAACCATGGAAGCTGCAATATCTGAG TTCAACCGTCATCCTGGGAAAGGTATTGAATTTCTGAAGTCAAATAGCTTGGTAGAGAATACGCCTGTTTCAGTTGCTCAGTTTCTCAGAAACACACCTAACTTGAATAAG GCGATGATTGGTGATTACTTGGGTCAACATGAGGAGTTTCCTCTTGCTGTAATGCATGCTTATGTTGATTCGATGAACTTCTCTGAAATGAAATTTCATACTGCGATACGTGAATTTCTTAGAGGTTTTCGGCTTCCTGGTGAAGCTCAAAAGATAGACCGTATTATGGAAAAATTTGCTGAACG ATACTGTGCAGACAATCCAGGCCTCTTCAAGAATGCAGACACCGCTTATGTTCTTGCATATGCAGTAATAATGTTAAACACAGATGCTCATAATCCAATGGTGTGGCCTAAAATGACAAAACCCGAGTTTGTGCGTATGAACGCCGCAAATGATCCGGAAGAAAGTGCACCTACTGAACTTTTGGAGGAAATATATGACTCTATCGTtaaagaagaaatcaaaatgaaggATGACACTGTAGGTACGGGAAAAAACAGCAAAAAGACAGAAACTGAGGAAAGAGGTGGGGGTATTATTGGTATTCTCAATTTGGCTCTCCCTAAACAGAACAATCAAACTGATGCGCAGTCCGAGAGCGAAGCTATTATCAAACGAACACAAGCGATTTTTAGGAACCAAGGGGCGAAAAGGGGCACGTTTTATACATCACATCAGATTGAGCTTGTGAGGCCCATGGTAGAAGCTGTTGGTTGGCCTCTGCTTGCTACGTTTGCAGTAAGTATGGAGGAAAGGGAAAATAAGACTAGAGTGTTTTTGTGTATGGAAGGGTTTAAAGCGGGAATTCATATTACACATGTGCTTAAAATGGATACCATGCGCTATGCTCTTTTGACGTCACTCATTAG ATACACTTTCTTACACGCACCAAAAGATATGCGTAGTAAAAATGTCGAAGCAATACGAACTTTATTGGACATTAGTAACTCAGAACCCGATGCACTTCAAGACACTTGGAACGCGGTTCTAGAATGTACCTCTCGTCTAGAGTATACAGTATCAAACACTGCTATGGCTGCTACAGTCATGTTTGGATCTAATCAAATATCTAAGGATGCAGTTCTTCAATCTCTTAGGGAATTGGCGGGAAAACCATCTGAGCAAATTTTTGTAAATAGTGTTAAACTCCCTAGTGAATCGGTCGTTGAGTTTTTTACCGCTTTATGTaatgtttctgctgaagaattgaAGCAGAATCCAGCCCGTGTTTATAGCTTGCAAAAGCTTGTTGAGATCAGTTATTACAATATGGCCCGTATACGCATG GTATGGGCTAGAATATGGTCTGTTCTTGCTAATCATTTTATATCTGCTGGGAGTCATCATGAAGAAAAAATTGCAATGTATGCGATTGATTCTTTAAGACAACTTGGCATGAAATACCTGGAGCGTGCAGAACTTGCCAATTTCACCTTTCAAAATGACATCCTAAAACCGTTTGTGGTGCTTATGCGTAATAGTCGCAGTGAATCAATTCGAAGGTTGATTGTCGATTGCATTGTTCAG ATGATAAAATCTAAAGTTGGAAGCATTAAATCTGGTTGGCGAAGTGTTTTCATGATATTCACTGCTGCTGCAGATGATGACTTAGAACCAATAGTTGAAAGTGCTTTTGAGAATGTTGAACAGG TTATACTGGAACACTTCGATCAAGTTGTCGGTGACTGCTTTATGGACTGTGTCAATTGTCTAATTGGTTTTGCTAACAATAAAACATCTCACCGCATCAGCTTGAAGGCAATCGCCCTTCTCCGTATATGTGAGGACCGACTGGCAGAG GGCCTTGTGCCAGGTGGCAGCTTGAAGCCAATTGAAGACAATGCAGATGCAACTAGTGACATCACCGAGCACTACTGGTTCCCAATGCTGGCTGGTTTGTCTGATCTGACATCTGACCCAAGACCCGAAGTCAGCAACTGTGCACTAGAGGTATTGTTTGACTTGTTGAACGAAAGAGGAAGCAAATTCTCATCAAACTTCTGGGAAAGTATATTCCACCGTGTTCTATTTCCTATTTTTGATCACATAAGACATGCTGGAAAAGAGACAACATCTTATGGAGATGAGTGGATTCGTGAAACCAGTGTTCATTCATTACAGTTGCTATGTAACCTCTTCAATACTTTTTACAAG GAGGTGTCTTTTATGCTACCCCCTTTGCTAAATTTGCTGTTAGATTGTGCTAAAAAGACGGATCAATCGGTGGCCTCAATATCCCTTGCTGCTTTGGTCCATCTTATAGAAGTTGGGGGACACCAATTTAGCGACAGTGATTGGGATACATTGTTGAAAAGCATAAG AGATGCTTCATACACCACTCAACCCCTCGAATTACTCAATGCTTTGGGTATTGAAAGTGGTAAGAGTCAGTCAGTTATGGCTAGAGATTTTGAGGTTCCTGCAAATGATAATTCTTTAGTTGTGCCTGCTAATG GTCAAATGCAAGACAATCAAGAAGGAAGGGCATCAATAGATCTGCATGAATCTGAAG GTCAAACGCCTTCACCTGGAAAGCTACAGAAAGCTTCTGAAGCTGCAGAATTGAATCGAAGTCAAACAATAGGTCAACGACTAATGGGAAACATGATGGATAACCTTTTTGTTAGAACTTTCACCTCTAAGCCCAAGAATCTAGCGTCAGATTCTGTTATACCAGCTTCACCATCCAAG TCTCTGGATGTTGTGGAACATTATCCCGAAGATTTGACTGAAAGTCCATTTATGGGAACCGTAAGGGGCAAATGCGTGACACAGTTGCTACTATTAGGGGCCCTTGATAGCATCCAG AAAAAGTACTGGAGCAAGTTAAAAGCATATCAAAAGATCACAATATTGGAAATTTTGTTCTCTATGTTGGAGTTTTCTGCGTCATATAATTCATACACAAATCTCAGACTACGAATGCAACACATTTCTTCTGAAAG ACCACCTTTGAACCTTCTACGCCAGGAGTTAGCTGGCACTTGCATTTACTTAGATGCATTACAGAAAACAACTTCTTCTTCTTTTGGGGTTGATGCAAAAAATCAAAATGGAGAGTTAGAAACGAAGAGTGATTCTcgtgttgaagaagatgatgatgatgttacagTCAAGACTGATGCTGAAGAGAAGCTCGTGTCGTTTTGTGGACAGGTGCTTAAGGAAGCATCTGATTTTCAATCAAGTATTGGAGAGACTACTAACATGGAGATTCATCAAGTTCTTGGTTTACGCTCCCCAATCATCGTCACG GTTCTCAAGGGAATGTGTGCAATGGACAACCAGATATTCAGGAAACACCTCAGGAGTTTTTACCCGTTATTTACCAAGCTTGTATGCTGTGACCAG ATGGACATTCGTGGTGCTCTTGCCGACCTTTTCAGCATGCAACTCAATGGGCTTGTGCAATAG